One Nocardioides oleivorans DNA segment encodes these proteins:
- a CDS encoding GntR family transcriptional regulator, giving the protein MPVPASEASIRPSLLRDTVHDRLRDAIVDGTLAPGEVVRDTELASWLGVSRTPVREALLRLGETGLVRAAPGRSTVVAEIDLGEVRAAHAVVASMHRLAVAEAVTRLTPADLGRMREANDRFARAIDDRDTDAALAADDDFHAVAVDVSANRALATVLDQFSPVVRRLERRRFASLAGAESVTLHDRLVAACEAGDVDAAAEVAFRTWQNLAALIPEPPSGTEPDTEPDTDAPTTQQQETP; this is encoded by the coding sequence ATGCCGGTACCCGCGTCGGAAGCATCGATCCGCCCCTCCCTCCTGCGCGACACCGTGCACGACCGGCTGCGCGACGCGATCGTCGACGGCACGCTGGCGCCGGGCGAGGTGGTGCGCGACACCGAGCTCGCCTCCTGGCTCGGCGTCAGTCGTACGCCGGTGCGCGAGGCGCTGCTGCGGCTCGGCGAGACCGGGCTGGTCCGCGCCGCGCCCGGGCGCTCGACGGTCGTCGCAGAGATCGACCTCGGCGAGGTCCGCGCCGCTCACGCCGTCGTCGCCTCGATGCACCGGCTCGCCGTGGCCGAGGCCGTCACCCGGCTCACCCCGGCCGACCTCGGTCGGATGCGCGAGGCCAACGACCGCTTCGCGCGGGCCATCGACGACCGGGACACCGACGCCGCGCTGGCCGCCGACGACGACTTCCACGCCGTGGCCGTCGACGTCTCCGCCAACCGCGCGCTGGCCACCGTCCTCGACCAGTTCAGCCCGGTCGTACGCCGCCTCGAGCGCCGCCGCTTCGCCTCCCTCGCGGGAGCCGAGTCGGTCACCCTCCACGACCGCCTGGTCGCGGCGTGCGAGGCCGGCGACGTCGACGCGGCGGCCGAGGTGGCCTTCCGGACCTGGCAGAACCTCGCCGCCCTGATCCCCGAGCCCCCGTCCGGCACCGAGCCCGACACCGAGCCCGACACCGACGCACCCACCACCCAGCAGCAGGAGACCCCGTGA